Proteins encoded within one genomic window of uncultured Draconibacterium sp.:
- a CDS encoding DUF3987 domain-containing protein gives MNQKKKFDIDFWLNKDQEAKEPTKSPQPQIFQNIQDNDIEVIVKRLEEAHTDITANYSDWRDIGFSFADEFGESGRDYFHRVSRFYSDYSNSTCDKQYNKCLKAKGHGVTIKTFFHLAQQAGISLVTTPSKQNSSAPKESVSTSKPISEDATVDEVIFNTPQIPSDVYNQLPEILRESTEMFSDGIEKDVFLIGAISVISGCLPNIEGIYFDEPHSAHLYSFITAPAGSGKGKLKWAKYFGLKIHKSMVEQSIRAKEEYEQELENYNNLNKNQRQGVERPREPKRKMFYIPANSSSSAFIQALSDNDFKGIIFETEADTLAGTLKQDWGNFSDVLRKAFHHESTNMFRRKDNEHIEVEDPHLAIALSGTPKQVHNMMPDVENGLFSRFLYYAFEDYSDFKNPFVSHQKVNYTDFFEIKGEQMYELYQILNSQPTPIQFSFTAEQGEVFTEKFNTLYKRNRMLLGNDFNANSRRLGLVTFRIAMVLRTLRILEDGDYSNPLICAETDFRTAIQIAFTLEKHAIAVFQNLPNNDLKGIKLKFYNALPDNFNRQGYLSVAKELEIKDKTAEKYIGQFKENGLLDHEHNKHSKPTNGK, from the coding sequence ATGAATCAAAAAAAGAAATTCGATATAGATTTCTGGCTAAACAAAGACCAGGAAGCAAAAGAACCAACAAAATCACCTCAACCACAGATATTTCAAAATATTCAGGATAATGATATTGAGGTAATAGTAAAACGACTTGAAGAAGCTCATACCGATATTACCGCCAATTATTCAGATTGGCGGGATATAGGTTTTTCCTTTGCCGATGAGTTTGGAGAATCAGGCAGAGATTACTTCCACCGCGTAAGCCGATTTTACTCTGATTATTCCAATTCCACTTGTGACAAGCAATACAACAAGTGCCTAAAGGCAAAAGGTCATGGTGTTACCATTAAAACTTTCTTCCACCTTGCACAGCAAGCCGGAATAAGTTTGGTAACAACTCCTTCCAAACAAAACAGTTCGGCACCTAAAGAATCTGTGAGCACTTCAAAGCCTATTTCGGAAGATGCAACAGTGGATGAGGTAATTTTCAACACACCACAAATCCCATCTGATGTTTATAACCAACTGCCAGAAATTCTAAGAGAAAGTACTGAAATGTTTAGCGATGGAATTGAAAAAGATGTTTTCCTGATTGGAGCAATTTCTGTAATTAGCGGTTGCTTACCCAACATTGAAGGGATTTATTTTGATGAGCCACACTCAGCACACCTTTATTCCTTTATTACCGCCCCTGCCGGGTCTGGTAAAGGGAAACTAAAATGGGCAAAATACTTTGGTTTGAAAATCCATAAATCTATGGTTGAGCAGTCTATCAGGGCAAAGGAAGAATATGAGCAGGAGTTGGAGAACTACAATAACCTGAATAAAAACCAACGCCAGGGAGTGGAGCGTCCAAGAGAGCCAAAACGAAAAATGTTTTACATTCCTGCCAATAGCAGTTCATCCGCATTTATCCAGGCATTGTCTGATAATGATTTTAAAGGAATCATTTTTGAAACCGAGGCAGACACCTTAGCCGGAACATTAAAACAGGATTGGGGAAATTTTAGCGATGTACTGCGTAAAGCATTCCATCACGAAAGCACCAACATGTTCCGACGCAAAGACAATGAACACATTGAAGTTGAAGACCCTCATCTCGCTATCGCTCTTTCGGGTACTCCCAAACAGGTTCATAATATGATGCCAGATGTGGAAAACGGCTTGTTCAGCCGCTTTCTGTATTATGCTTTTGAGGATTACAGCGACTTTAAAAATCCTTTTGTTTCCCATCAAAAAGTGAATTACACCGATTTCTTTGAAATAAAGGGAGAGCAAATGTACGAGCTGTATCAAATCCTGAACAGCCAACCAACACCCATACAGTTTAGCTTTACAGCTGAACAAGGTGAAGTATTTACAGAAAAGTTTAATACACTCTACAAACGCAATCGCATGTTATTAGGAAACGATTTTAACGCCAACAGCCGCCGTTTGGGGCTGGTTACTTTTCGTATTGCTATGGTGCTTCGCACCCTACGCATACTCGAAGATGGCGACTATTCTAATCCGCTTATTTGTGCCGAAACTGATTTTCGAACAGCTATTCAAATTGCTTTTACGCTGGAAAAACATGCTATCGCAGTTTTCCAGAATTTACCCAACAATGATTTGAAAGGCATTAAACTAAAATTCTACAATGCATTACCCGATAACTTTAATAGACAGGGTTACTTGTCAGTTGCCAAAGAGCTTGAAATAAAAGACAAAACAGCAGAAAAGTACATTGGTCAGTTTAAAGAAAATGGATTACTCGACCATGAGCATAACAAACACTCGAAACCAACAAATGGGAAATAG
- a CDS encoding helix-turn-helix transcriptional regulator, whose translation MFLGKRIRELREQQELLQRQLSAELEIDTPMYSKLERGERRAKREQVIKMAAIFQVEEKELLTLWLASQVYELVKDEAVAKASLKLVENIL comes from the coding sequence ATGTTTTTAGGGAAACGAATTAGGGAATTAAGGGAGCAACAAGAATTGCTACAACGTCAACTTTCAGCAGAATTGGAAATTGATACACCAATGTACAGCAAACTTGAACGAGGGGAACGCAGAGCAAAGCGTGAACAAGTAATTAAAATGGCAGCTATTTTTCAAGTGGAAGAAAAAGAGCTGCTCACACTTTGGCTGGCAAGTCAAGTGTATGAATTGGTAAAAGATGAAGCCGTCGCAAAAGCTTCATTAAAATTGGTAGAAAACATACTTTAA